AAGACCAAACCAGCAACAAATCATGGCCTGGCTAAATCTCTGCACACGATGTTGCTATGTGCTAGAGCAGTTTCCCCATGTACTCCAAAAGATCAACAAAAACGACTCCAAGTTCCAACTAATCAGACTCAGACCGAGCTAATCAAGCGGCAGCTCCAGCTTGCCGGCGTCGACGTGCGGGTAGTGCCGGAGCGCGACGCGCTTCATCTCCTCTGCGCCGCGCAGGTACGCCGGCAGCGCATGCTCGGCCAGCCGCCGCGTGTACTCCCCGGACCCCAGGAACTGCTGCACCGCCCTGGCCTGGGCAATCTCCAGCTCTGCCTTCACCTTttcgagctccgccaccgccgcctgcctcgccgccttCTCCTTCTCCACTTGCTCCCACAGCGCCAGGTTGTCGCGCTCGCGCGCCACAACCTTTTCGTCCAGCTCCAGCGCGTAGTTCAGGGAGAAGGTCGCGTAGTTCGCGGCCTGCACGCGCCATTGTTGCCGCCGAACGGCACAAACAGACAATGTGATGCTGGTCTGGACATGCACCGACGGACGAACGATTTGTTTGTTTGGAAATGTACCTGGAGCACTGCAACGTAGCTCGACGCCAGGAGGTCGGAGGGCTTGGACGCCGCGAAGTGGCGCTCCCGCGACGGCGTGACGAGGCCCTCTAGAACCTTCTGCGCGGCCTTCCAGCCGGCGCCGTCGCCGTCGTGTGTGTCGGGTACGGGGGAGCGCGGTGACCGCGGGTCAAAGCCCGACGGGGCACGCGGGGTGGACACTGGGGCGGCGCAATGATGCCCGTTTGTTGCAGTCCCCTCCTCCCGTCTCCTCTTCTTCCCGGACATGGGAAGCGTGTCGCCGTGCGCCTCGCTTTTCACCTGCTCCGTCCGtgccgccggcgccgccgtcttctccactGGCATTTTGTCAGTCATGTCGCGGACGGGTGGATCCACCCCTAGCACACAAACAACAACAGTCAAACACCTTTCACCGTGAGTATGTGCCAATAGAACGCTTACCTTTGGCAACAGTAGAACGGGGAGAAGGCTGAGGTGGTGGCGgtgcgccggcgaggtccgcggacaAGGCCGCAGCAAGATCCGTCTGCCGGAGGTAAGCCCGGAGATCACGCGCTGTGCCGTGTACGGCTAGCAGCTTTTCCCCCGACTGCTTCTGGTGGCTCGTGAGCGCCGGACCTGCGGCGGAGCTCTTGTACGGCGGCTCGCCCCAGCGCACAGGGCAGCGCCATGACTCCGGCGACGTCAGGAAGAAGAAAGCCCCTTTCCACTCCCTCTCAGATTGCGAATAGCTCGTGCCAGTGAAGAGCACTCCGGCGAACGCCCTGCAGCGGAAGTAGTACCAGTCGTTCCGGTTGTACAGCTTGAAGAAGTGCCGGAACAGAGCCATGGACGGCGGCACGCCGGCCTCGTGGCAGATCGCCACGAACCCCACCAGGACGCGCCACCCGTTTATGGAGAGCTGGCCCGGCGCGAGGCCGAAGTGGTTGAGCGCGTCGCAGAAGAAGGGGTGCAGCGGGAAGCGCACCCCGGTCTCCAGCATGTGGGCGTACACGCAGACGGACCCCCGCGGAGGCGCGCTGCACGCGCGCAGCTCGCCGGCGGGGCGCGCGGCGAACCCCCTCGGCACGTCGTGGTTCTTGCAGAGGGCGTCGACCGCGGCCTGGGTGGTCAGGGTGGAGGCGATGCGCTCGGCGGCGGACCTCGAGGGCGCGCCGGATGCGGCGCCGTCGTCGCCTCTCTCGTCGTCGCTGAGGACGACGACGGGGGATGGGGCGGGGGAGGAAGGCATCGCGTCGAGTGGCTTCCGCCTCGACGGCGCCGGAGGAGAAGCAGATGTGAGTCGTTGTGTCGAGGGTTTTTCTCTTTCTGCCACTCTGCTTTGGCTCGTTTTGGGAATGCACACCTATCTGTCCCTTGCATTCATGGTAAATTTAGATATCCGAGAATTTTACCTTTTTTTCTCCTGAAGGATGGAATatgggtactccctccttccatctatatagggtctaatgcgtttttcgaggctaactttgaccaaatgttagagcaataatatataacatgcaacttacacaaagcgcatcatcaaattcgtatgtgaaaggagctttcaatgatataattttcacattatgcatggcATGTActattaattttatcaatagtcaaaggcggtcttaaaagccgcattaggccctatatagatggaaggagggagtagtcaggGTAGAGTCAAGGTTTTAGTTTGGACCCTAATTAAATGACGCTCCGTGCATTGCTGCGTGAATTTGTTGTACTAGTAGATTTTTTTAAGTAATGGCCACATACTCCcttctttctggtttatagggctcaattcaaaaatctcaccaaccaaattctcaaaaaaaaaaaaaaatctcaccaaccaaggtggaTGATGAGTGGTGAAATACTTTTTGTAATTTGCAAAAAcatctaattaatgctcttgttttttctCAAAAGATTATGTTTATCAATACATTAATTGCAAtgtatgcatgcataaagtacatgcattggtcaattttctcttaatacttgcatgcaatgatttaatacaccttcgaatctgaacatgtgatgggaaacaaccaaattgagccttataaaatagaaaaactaaaattttaagaTAAGCCTTATAAACCAAAAAGGAGGGAGTATCAAATAAGATAACACTTTGAATAAATAATATTATGATGAAGTATTTCATATATTGGTTCTAATGATTGGAAGATAATAGTACTGCACTACAGATTGCAGTGTAGATCCTAAACAAACTGCGGCTTGTAATTCTTCTCATGCACGTGACTTCACTTAACCAATAGAATAGTGATACATGCATATCATTCGAATTGCATGCTGGGGAATATTGTACTCCtttcgtccggaattacttgttgcAGAAATTAGATAAAAACAAATTTATCCGAAATTAAAATGCGTCTACGCACGTCCATTTTTTCGATAAGTATtttcggggagggggggggggctatcACAACAATTAAAATCCATAGATATAGCAGTAAAATAGTGACAAATTGTCTTAGAAACACATGAGGAAAATAATTGGATTTAAGAACCACCTGCAGGCTACATTCTCTTTTCTCTTCAATATAAACCTGGATGAGCGGGGCAGAATCAATGGATGCCTCAATAAGAAGAGATGTGTCATGGCCAACACTGGCGGCACCAGCTTGAGATGGGTGTCAAATATCAATGTCGTTGACAATGGTAGATCACAACAATGAGCCCAGTTGGTCTACGTAGTTTCGTACCGAAATGTTATCAACACTCGAAAAATCATGAGGGATCATTGTTGTTTGTAGTAACCCGGCGACCTGCAAGGTAAAAAAAGAACTCTTCATCTGATGATGCAACACTCAAAAAAATTAGGGCATCTAAAAAGGTTTTAGGTAACTAGAATTTTTTCTTTCATAGCTGATGATGTAAAATAGGGCATCAGAAAAAATCTACAATAGAAGATGATGTAGAATAGGTCACAAACTATCTTCATCTCCACCGTTGCACACATATTGAAACATAACATGAGCTATGAATACAATTAAACATTGCAAGATCATCATACACATATCAACAACATATCAAAGTGTACAATAGCACCAACTTAGCACATTTTGAGGCTGCTGGTATTTGTTGTAGTGCACTATTTAAACTTTGCCCAAAGAGAATGAGGAGCTAGAAAGGTTCTAGAGAGAATATTTAGGGTACtccaagccccttttgaagttgttTTGAGGACCTGCAAAAAAAATTGTAAACGTTGTGTGAGGTGATGATAGCTAGTGTGATCATGCCTAACATGATTATCTGGGAAAAGGGTGACGGAGTTCGCCACGATTTGGAATCTGAGCACATAAGTAATCCTATCAAACTTCCATAGCATAACACAACAATGTTTGAGGAATTTATACAAACTAGTAAATGCAACCATGCAATGCATGTTGATATATGGTAGAATACTAATTGCAAATTGATTGTTAATATTTGGTAGAATGTTActtgcacattgatattaggtacgaTGACAGTGGTATGGTAATAGTGTGATTAGCATACATATTGATATTTAATATGGTATTAATTGCACGGTAACATGTTGAACGCTTACCATCAGAGCAATTCATATCATTGGATTGGTTAATGGCCAAGATTAGTTGGATATGCCCCTCTAGGtctttttatattgatatagatgtaGATGCATCAACAGATTTGCCATCGAGCAACTCATGGAAACTTCGGAATGACTGGGTTGAAGATCTGTAGGCGCTTTGACTGGAAAACTACAAAATATGTGTGAATAAATTGAATTCAAATTTGGAAATTTTTATTCCAAATTTTTATTTTTGGATGTAATATTTATATATTTAAATTACTGTTGTGTTAGAATGTTTTTCCATTGTGACTGTGGTAGAAGGATgatttaatttttaattttttagTACTTTGGATAAAACAAATTGGACAGATATTTAATGTATGCGTGGACATGCCTGGACATGTCCAACAACGTTTGATGTGTTCAAATTCATGCACGGTGTTGGAAtgcccttagagcatctacaatagCTAATTCGAACCTTATACGCCCGCGGATGAGTCCGCGGAGAGGTCCGAGTTGTCCCTCTCCACAACCACACTTCTCAAATCTTGATACCCAAATCTATGCAAATCCATGCACGATGATCATACAACACAAATTCATCATACATTCAACAATACAAACATAGTTTAGCCTGAATAAATTCAGTGCATGCTAAAATAAAAATCTAATAGTTCATACATAGATATGTGAGAAACAAATGAATCAATGACTTCAGTAGCCGCGGTCATTGATCATCTTCTTCATGCGGAGGAATCACTTCTTCCCTTCCTCATCCAAGAAGATTACGAACAGATAGATGGACAACTTTATGCTAGTTCATTAAATTGCCAGCCATATGTTTATGTTTTATTGAAGAAATTCTACTAGTTTATTTTCCTATTTTACCTATACTGTGTATATAACAGATAGATGGACATGAAATGCTTTTGATGCTTAGCACTGTTTAGATTCATGAACAGTCTAGAAGATCACGAACGTAGTAAACCACATATGGCTGGCATATCACATACAACATCATTGGCCCTGGAATTTCACAAATGTCGCAAACAACGTGAACCGTGAAAAGGCGAGTTTTTATCTGAACCCTGAAACACATTCACTGCATGCAACATCATTGAGTCGATTTCCTCGTACAAGCGATATATCTTGACCGTGAACAAACCTTCCATCACCAACAAATTAGGATAGGCATGTGTGTAGTTCATGGCCCAGCAAAATCTCTGCAGTTGATGTTGCTATCTAGAGCAGTACAGTTTCCCCACGTACGCCAAAAGATCAACAAAAAACGACTCCAAGTTCCTTCCAGCTAATCAGACCGAGCTAATCAAGCGGCAGCTCCAGCTTGCCGGCGTCGAGGTGCGGGTAGTGCCGGAGCACGACGCGCTTCATTTCCTCGGCGCCGCGCAAGTACGCCGGCAGCGCTTGCTCCGCCACCCGCCGCGTGGACTCCTCCGACCCCAAGAACTGCTGCACCGCCGTCGCCTTGGCGCGCTCTCGCTTTGCCCTCTCCAGCTCCGCCTCCAGTGCCTGCCTCGCCGCCTTCTCCTTCTCCAGCTGCTCCCACAGCGCCAGGTTGTCGCGCTCCAGCGCCACCAGCTTCTCGTCCAGCTCCAGCGCGCAGGTCATGGAGAAGGTCGCGTAGTTCGCGGCCTGAACACGCCGCCGAACGGCACACACAAGACACAAACAATGTGATTCTACTGGAATATCTGTGTCCGGACATACATCTACGGACGAACGAATTGTTTGGAAATGTACCTGGAGCATTGCTATGTAGCTCGACGCCACGACGTCGGAGGGCTTCGACGTCGCGAATTGGAGCTCCCGCGACGGCGTGATGATGCCATCTAGGACCTTCCGCGCGGCCATCCAGTCAGCGCTATCTCCGTCGTGTGTCTCGGGTACGGGCGAGTGCGGTGACCGCGGGTCAAAGCTCGGCGGCGACGGTGGGGCATGCGGGTCAGACACCGGGGCGGCGCAGCCAAGCCCGTCTGTTGCAGTTACCTCCTCCCGTCTCCTCTTCTTTCCGGTCATAGGAAGCGTGTCGCCGTGCGCCTCGCCTTTCACCTGCTCCGTccctgccgccggcgccgccgtccTCCCCACTGGCATACTGTCAGTCATTTCGCGGGCAGGTGGATCCATCCCTGGCGCAAAAACAACAGTGAAATACCTTTCGCGGGGAGCATCTCCAACAGTCATTGGACAAGAGGAATCGGGAGTAGAGGGCTTACCTTTGGGAACAGTAGAAGGAGGAGAAGGCGGAGGTGATGCGCCGGCGAGGTTGGAGGAGAAGGCCGCAGCAAGATTT
This portion of the Triticum dicoccoides isolate Atlit2015 ecotype Zavitan chromosome 7A, WEW_v2.0, whole genome shotgun sequence genome encodes:
- the LOC119331188 gene encoding uncharacterized protein LOC119331188 codes for the protein MPSSPAPSPVVVLSDDERGDDGAASGAPSRSAAERIASTLTTQAAVDALCKNHDVPRGFAARPAGELRACSAPPRGSVCVYAHMLETGVRFPLHPFFCDALNHFGLAPGQLSINGWRVLVGFVAICHEAGVPPSMALFRHFFKLYNRNDWYYFRCRAFAGVLFTGTSYSQSEREWKGAFFFLTSPESWRCPVRWGEPPYKSSAAGPALTSHQKQSGEKLLAVHGTARDLRAYLRQTDLAAALSADLAGAPPPPQPSPRSTVAKGVDPPVRDMTDKMPVEKTAAPAARTEQVKSEAHGDTLPMSGKKRRREEGTATNGHHCAAPVSTPRAPSGFDPRSPRSPVPDTHDGDGAGWKAAQKVLEGLVTPSRERHFAASKPSDLLASSYVAVLQAANYATFSLNYALELDEKVVARERDNLALWEQVEKEKAARQAAVAELEKVKAELEIAQARAVQQFLGSGEYTRRLAEHALPAYLRGAEEMKRVALRHYPHVDAGKLELPLD
- the LOC119334717 gene encoding uncharacterized protein LOC119334717, translating into MPSSRPSSPSPPIVLLSDSDDEDAAAASAALSGPAAERIASSLVTQADVDAVCRKHGVPREFAARPAGDLRACSAPPPGAVCVYAHALEAGVRFPLHAFFRDALAHFGLAPGQLAPNGWRVLVGFFALCHEAGVRPSVPLFRHFFKLLTVTRKGGWYWFGSRAEAGVLFAGLKYNKSDREWKGGFFFLTSPEPWQCPVLWGEPPSKRFPADPVLTSQLKQSAKKLLEVHGVAVDLRAYLRKANLAAAFSSNLAGASPPPSPPSTVPKGMDPPAREMTDSMPVGRTAAPAAGTEQVKGEAHGDTLPMTGKKRRREEVTATDGLGCAAPVSDPHAPPSPPSFDPRSPHSPVPETHDGDSADWMAARKVLDGIITPSRELQFATSKPSDVVASSYIAMLQAANYATFSMTCALELDEKLVALERDNLALWEQLEKEKAARQALEAELERAKRERAKATAVQQFLGSEESTRRVAEQALPAYLRGAEEMKRVVLRHYPHLDAGKLELPLD